The Brassica oleracea var. oleracea cultivar TO1000 chromosome C6, BOL, whole genome shotgun sequence genomic interval TCTAAAAAGCCAAAATTTTACTTATAATTAGTATATATCCATTTATACAATTTAATATACATACTTGTTGGTTTGAAAATGAATTTCAACTCTATAAACTATAAACCACCAGATACAATATATGTATCTATAAAGGCAATAAGCTCTAGGACATATGCATGATTTAAGCCCTTTATCAAAAAAAAAAAAAGACATGCATGATTTTTAATGTTCTTACAGTTATTCCATTACGAGTAGGATTATGTGATTGATGAACGATATGAGTTAATAAAAAGAATAAATCAGCGGTCGTAGTCTCCGCATCATTCGCGGGAAAAAAATTACTCGTATAAATAGGCCTAAGATTTCGAACTGATACATAGAAACAACAAAAAAAACTTGGATTTATATATATCTCTATCTATACGCATTACCACGCAGACGCACCATAGAAGCAAAATATTAATTGAACACCTAAAAGGTTATAGATATACTACCCCAATAATTATTATAATTAATCCCAAGCAGTTCAGAATTATTTTTACTGATTTTAACTTTCATTAATCTTAAAAAAAATTGAATTAATTTTAGTTTTCATTTGATTATAGCGACGCATCTGATATACGGCAAAAAACATTAATTCATAGCAACGTATAAAGTAGAGAGTCTTGAGACTTCAACTTGTTATATCTCTCTCCTAGAACATGAGTGTAACTAGACAAAGCCCCAAAGCCTGCCAAAACACACAGAATCTTTTCTCTGGGTTTGCGGACCGGTCTATAGTCTCACGTGCAAAACAAAACATACAACATATCTCTCTATATCTTCTACTCTTTAGCTCAGTTGATTCGATTTTCTTTGGTACTTATTCTGTTACTACGAATATATATCAGCCTTATACCCTCACAAGCTTCTCCTCTCTTCCATCCATCTAAACCACGATCTTGTTTGACCTTCTTGTTTCTTTTCTCTTTCCTTTTTGTTCTTCAGTTTTGCTGAGTTTTTAGAGAAATCTTTTCTATTAATCTTTTTATTACTGTAGAGGTATCATTACAAGTTTAATTTGCCTATAGTGTGTCTTTACCTTTTGACTTGTCTTCCTCTCGAAGCAAAAAGAGAGAGACAATCACTTTCTGTCTTTCTTTTCTCTCTCTCTCGGACCCTTTTCATATTTTTTTTAGTATACTTTCAACTAATTTTGTAGCTAATTATGGCCTTAGAGGCTGTTGTTTACCTGCAAGATCCATTGTCCTACAGCTCCTGCAAAGACTTTCCGTTTCACGATTTATACTTTCAACAAGGAGAAGATCAAGATCCACTAGACACCAAGAATAACATTAAGCTAGGGCAAGAACAAAGACAAGGGTTTGGGAGTATTAACTACAACGGTAAAGGCGGAGATAACAGTGTTGATTATAGTTACAACGATCAGGTGGATCTTCAGTGGCCACCACACGAGCTTCCTTATGGATCTACCGTCGACACCAAGAACCATCCTCCGCCCTCGGATATGGCGGCTACCGGAGGAGAGAGGAGGAAGAGGAGAAGGACTAGGAGTAACAAGAACAAAGAAGAGATCGAGAACCAGAGGATGACTCACATCGCCGTCGAGAGAAATCGGCGGAAACAAATGAACGAGTACCTCGCCGTTCTCCGTTCTCTCATGCCACCTTGTTATTCTCAGAGGGTTAGTCTCTACATACAATAACTATATATGTATATGTGTGTGTGAGCGCGTGAAATATGATATTTTCTTCACGCGTAGAAGTAAAGAAACGATAAGAAAGAAAAAGCCAAAGCCTATATGTTATAGACTTCTAGTTTCATGAGGACATACATAGGCTATATGCATGTATATGTGCATACGTTTAGACATAAGTTTGATAAAAAAAATGGATGAATGAATGAAAGCCGTTATGTTGACTCAATAATTGATACAAAGAATGTTATTGTTTTCATAATATAAGATCATGTGTCTATAGATATTTTTTGTAGTGGAATTGTGGGAGCATAAATAAAAGTCTTGAACATCATTGCCTAAAAAGTAGTGTAGATATTATATATGCATGATAAATTTGTGAAAATATTCAAATATTAAAACAAGGTGCGAAATATAAATGTTTATTGCTTTGAAAATACGTCTTGCAATTTCTATGAGCTAAACCTATGGTTGGTGATGGTTAAAGGGAGATCAAGCGTCAATAGTAGGCGGAGCCATTAACTACCTAAAGGAGCTTCAACATCAGTTACAATCAATGGAGCCTCCGGTAAAGATCACCGCCACAGAAGACACCGGAGCCACCGCCGCCTCCGCCGGCGACCAGAACAACACAATCTCCGCCAGCTCATCCGGACCGTTCTCAGATTTCTTTGCATTTCCTCAATACTCGAGCCGGCCTTCGTCGTCGTCTGTGGCTGAGGGGACGGCGGAGATAGAGGTGACGATGGTGGAGAGCCATGCAAGTGTGAAGATACTTGCTAAGAAGAGACCGAAACAGCTTCTTAAACTGGTGGCATCGATACAGAGCCTACGGCTCACACTTCTTCATCTCAATGTCACCACTCATGACAACTCTGTCCTCTATTCTATAAGCCTAAAGGTACTTTTTCTCACTTGTTGGATTTTTGTTTTGTTTTTGTTTTCAATATATATTTAGCTTCATAAGGAAATTAAAGTTAGGGTGACATATAATACCGTATATAGGGTTTTATATTGTGTTTCAAATCCAAATTAAAGTGGTTTAATGGATCACTAATATAAATATATAACCACTGTTCTGATTGCTAGTTACATGGGTCAATGATTCATAGATTCTTTTCCCATCACGGAAGTTTTATTAATTTGTGTGTTTTTGTCGCACATTTAATTAATTTGTCCCTCATTCGTACGTGTTGAGATTTTAATGTCTGGGCCAAAAAGGTTTTGTATAACAACAATGAAAATCGTTCGTTTTTTTTTTACTTGGTTAGTGCCGGCTTCAATTATTGAGGGGTCAAAATCATCATTTTTATTTATAAAAAAATGTGTCAAAATAATGAATCTTGTAAGAATCAGGGACCAAAAAGATGACATGCCTATGCATGTGTGTTAGTCTGCTAGATATGTGTACTGTGGAAACTTTCGTGGTCACAGAACTGTGGATGTACTGTGCACGGCAGAAACGAAATGACGCCACTTGTTTCGGTACAGATTCATAAGACATTGATTAACCCGGAGTTCTTAGAATAAGGTTTTTAAAGCATGATTAACCCGGAGTTCTTATGATGAGTTTTTTAGCGAAAGTTAAGAAACGGTTTCTTAACTTTTAACTAAAAAAGCTAAGAACCGGTTCTTAAAACCTTATTTAAGAACTTGTTCTTAACTTTTTTAGTTAAAAGTTAAGAAACAGTTTTTTAACTTCCGCTAAGAACCCTGAGTTAATCATGCTCTAAGCTTCTTCCTCGAAATATATACATTTTCTTTTATATTGTTCACTCTACTTTTTCTTACTGAATCACCCTTTTCACGTAATTTATATTTTTTAAGTTTTCTTTAATTTTTAATAAGAAAAATGGATTGGTTCAGGTTGAAGAAGGGAGCCAATTGAATACAGTGGAAGATATTGCAGCAGCTGTGAATCAAATCCTTATGAGGATTGAAGAAGAGTCACCCTTAAGCTGATATAGTTGAATTTTAGTTATGACACATTTAGAGGAACTCTAATTTTTCATGTGTGATAATTTACTCTATTTCTTATATTAAAATAAATAACAATATTTAACTTTTCATGGCCTTTTGTGTTTTTTACTTTTGATATATGATGATGTTTCATGCGTCCTTTGATTTTATTATCCCTATTTAGCCGCCCATCATTCAAACTGAGCATTTGCTCTCCGAGAAAATCATGGTAAGGTTGTGTAATTGTAATGGACGATGGTAAGCCACTGATCAAAGCTCCATTTCGTTTAAGAACGTAGAAGAATTCGAGAGCACCGCAAAATTAGATTTTACATAGTTCGTTTGCCTACACTATCGCCTATGGGTATGTCAATAGTATGATAATATATCAGAGGATCAAAAATTAAAACTTTTTCATATATTTGGCAAAAAAAAACTTTTTGATTTATGTTGATTTAGAAATATAAGTTTCTTGAGCAAATTAGGTTTATAATTTTTTTTTTTTTTTTCCTTAGAATATTTCTCCTTACACAAACACGAGCTGAATAGGCTTTTAAATTTCTCACCGACAATGATGCTTTGTAAGAAAGTGTATTTTTTTGTCAAGGAGAATCAGAAATGAATATGCTCATTTACTCCAGTGATTTCATGTTTTTTCATGACTGTCTTAATTATATAGTACTGAACAAATGGTTTGCAATCTCCGGCTGTAAAAAAATGTATGGGAAAATAAATCACGAAGAAAATAATTAATACGTTTACATATATATACCGACCGAGTCAAGCTACACTGCCCGCAAGAATATGAATACTGAGTACATTCCGCTTCTTAAAGTTTTTTTGTTAGAAATCGATCTAGGTGAGTAACCAAAATCTTGAAAGTATTTTAAAGGGCACCTAAACCAAACTTGCTGACTTGGAGTGGTGTGTTCATAAACTCCTATTTATTGACGAGTGATTATCTTAAACTATTAAAACAGAAGTACAAATTTGAATTAACCCTGAGTTTTCCTAAATAATTACGCCTTAATGCCACTGCTTTTAATACTCGGTTACCAGAGAAATTATAGTTCCATAATTAACCAAATTTAAACGTGATTCAAAACTAGTTATATCTCGGTTTAGTATTGCCTACACAATCCAATTATATCTATCCAAAATTCAATTAAATACTTTTATATACCAGTTGGTTTTGAAACACGTACACAATTGGTTTAGGTTATTTCTCGGCTAGTGCTGTCAACAGAATAAAATCCAACTTTTCCAAAATTCAATTGACTACTTTTGTTTGTATACCAAATTTGTAAAACTTTCCACACAAAAAAAAATCGATCCATTAGTACCTAATCAATTCTACTCATTTGTTTTTTTATATCCAAAATATATTGAAAATGCTAAAATTGGTTCCTTAATATAAAAAATATTTTCTGTCCACCAAATCTAAACTAATAAATTTGTAGCGCAATTAAATCATGTAACATTTAAAAAACCTTTCCAATTTTTAAGCAGTCATTATACTAAAAANNNNNNNNNNNNNNNNNNNNNNNNNNNNNNNNNNNNNNNNNNNNNNNNNNNNNNNNNNNNNNNNNNNNNNNNNNNNNNNNNNNNNNNNNNNNNNNNNNNNNNNNNNNNNNNNNNNNNNNNNNNNNNNNNNNNNNNNNNNNNNNNNNNNNNNNNNNNNNNNNNNNNNNNNNNNNNNNNNNNNNNNNNNNNNNNNNNNNNNNNNNNNNNNNNNNNNNNNNNNNNNNNNNNNNNNNNNNNNNNNNNNNNNNNNNNNNNNNNNNNNNNNNNNNNNNNNNNNNNNNNNNNNNNNNNNNNNNNNNNNNNNNNNNNNNNNNNNNNNNNNNNNNNNNNNNNNNNNNNNNNNNNNNNNNNNNNNNNNNNNNNNNNNNNNNNNNNNNNNNNNNNNNNNNNNNNNNNNNNNNNNNNNNNNNNNNNNNNNNNNNNNNNNNNNNNNNNNNNNNNNNNNNNNNNNNNNNNNNNNNNNNNNNNNNNNNNNNNNNNNNNNNNNNNNNNNNNNNNNNNNNNNNNNNNNNNNNNNNNNNNNNNNNNNNNNNNNNNNNNNNNNNNNNNNNNNNNNNNNNNNNNNNNNNNNNNNNNNNNNNNNNNNNNNNNNNNNNNNNNNNNNNNNNNNNNNNNNNNNNNNNNNNNNNNNNNNNNNNNNNNNNNNNNNNNNNNNNNNNNNNNNNNNNNNNNNNNNNNNNNNNNNNNNNNNNNNNNNNNNNNNNNNNNNNNNNNNNNNNNNNNNNNNNNNNNNNNNNNNNNNNNNNNNNNNNNNNNNNNNNNNNNNNNNNNNNNNNNNNNNNNNNNNNNNNNNNNNNNNNNNNNNNNNNNNNNNNNNNNNNNNNNNNNNNNNNNNNNNNNNNNNNNNNNNNNNNNNNNNNNNNNNNNNNNNNNNNNNNNNNNNNNNNNNNNNNNNNNNNNNNNNNNNNNNNNNNNNNNNNNNNNNNNNNNNNNNNNNNNNNNNNNNNNNNNNNNNNNNNNNNNNNNNNNNNNNNNNNNNNNNNNNNNNNNNNNNNNNNNNNNNNNNNNNNNNNNNNTCCATACTTATCTCAACAAACTTATTTTTAACTTGATCCTAAAGACTCGGAATGTATTAGTCTTCAATTCCTCCCCTAAACTGAAAACACTCTTGTCTTCCAGTTTAACTGCTCTTCACTTCAACTCCCATGTATCCTCTCAACTTCTCGAACACATCCAACTTCACAGCTTTGGTCATTACGTCTGCCAACTGATCTTGCGTAGAGCAATACTCCAACTCAATTATCTCATCACTTACCAGCTCACGCAGGAAGTGAAACCTTACTTGAATATGTTTGCTTCTCCCATGAAAAACAGGGTTTTTAGACAACTTGATAGTAGAACTGTTGTCGCAAAATAGAACTGTCCTCTCCCCTTGTTTACACCCAATCTCTTCCAACACATTTCTCAATCATACGGCTTGACACGCACCTGCAGCAGCTGAAACGTACTCGGCTTCAGTTGTTGATAGAGTAACTATAGGTTGCTTCCTTGATGCCCACGAGATTGCTCCTCCTCCGTTCATGAAAACATACCCTGAAGTGCTTTTTCTATCATTTTCATCTCTAGCGTAATCACTATCAACAAAGCCCATCAGTTCCTCCTTGTTGTCGGACTGATACTGTATCCCATACTCCATTATTCCTTGAACATACCTCAGAATCCTCTTCGCAGCAAGAAGATGTTGCTCGGTTGGTTTCTCCATGTACCTGCTCACAAGATTGATTGAATATATGAGGTCAGGTCGTGTAGCAGTGAGATATCTCAGGCTCCCAACTATCTGCTTGTACAGCGTTGCATCAACTTGTGAACCTGCTCCTTCTTTGGTAAGCTTGCAGCCTTGTACTGTTGGATTCCTGTTGAGATTAGTTGAATGATTAGGTGGGTTTATGACAATGGTACATGTAAAACCCAAGAAAATTATAAATTATTTTATAAACAATAAAGTCAATTAACATATTTTATCTCATATAAGTTAAAATATAACATATCATCTAATACTTATTTATTTATTATTAAGCGCCAAAAAATAAATTCGGCATAAATAATGAATAATTATAATAAATAATATCTAAACAAAACAAATAAATAATAACTCAACATTAAGAGATTAGATATCTTATTTTATTTCCAACACATTATATACATAATAAACAACTAAAACAAATAACAATTAAAAAAACTAATAAAATTGATGCATTTAAACTATAAAATCATATTAAACATTTGTAAATCGTAAAAATATATACAATGAAGAAAGTTTGAACTATAAAAGTTTAAACCCGCGCGGGCGCGCGGGTCATGATCTAATTTACCTTTAAAAAACGATTGAATGGTCAAGGTGAGATAAGTGGTTAATACTCTTTATTTCTATCCGATTTGAGTGAATTATAAAAGTATTTATTTTTCTTCTCTTCTGATACCTACTTGATCCTCTGATCTCTCTCTCTTCTTTCACTTTTGGCGAATTATCTTCGTTCGTTCTCTCTGAGTTTTGGGGGTGGTCACACTTAGGGGAATTGTGGAACCCTTTCCGTTCTAGCCATGGGAAACTTTTGGTAATCTTGCCGCTGAGCCTTTTAACCATATTAGGTTTATAGGTTTTCTTTTACGGATTTTATGATCCCACACTAGTGTTAAAGATGGATCAAGAGAGAACAATGTTTCTGAATACTGTTTTTATTGACTTGAATCAAAAGCTCTGTGTTAAGAAACAGAGTAATACAACGATGGTCTTATATAGACCTTATGATCGAAATAAAAACAAACTTCTCCCTACTAATCAGCAGATCCATACTTATCTCAACAAACTTATTTTTAACTTGATCCTAAAGACTCGGAATGTATTAGTCTTCAATTCCTCCCCTAAACTGAAAACACTCTTGTCTTCCAGTTTAACTGCTCTTCACTTCAACTCCCATGTATCCTCTCAACTTCTCGAACACATCCAACTTCACAGCTTTGGTCATTACGTCTGCCAACTGATCTTGCGTAGAGCAATACTCCAACTCAATTATCTCATCACTTACCAGCTCACGCAGGAAGTGAAACCTTACTTGAATATGTTTGCTTCTCCCATGAAAAACAGGGTTTTTAGACAACTTGATAGTAGAACTGTTGTCGCAAAATAGAACTGTCCTCTCCCCTTGTTTACACCCAATCTCTTCCAACACATTTCTCAATCATACGGCTTGACACGCACCTGCAGCAGCTGAAACGTACTCGGCTTCAGTTGTTGATAGAGTAACTATAGGTTGCTTCCTTGATGCCCACGAGATTGCTCCTCCTCCGTTCATGAAAACATACCCTGAAGTGCTTTTTCTATCATCTTCATCTCCAGCGTAATCACTATCAACAAAGCCCATCAGTTCCTCCTTGTTGTCGGACTGATACTGTATCCCATACTCCATTGTTCCTTGAACATACCTCAGAATCCTCTTCACAGCAAGAAGATGTTGCTCGGTTGGTTTCTCCATGTACCTGCTCACAAGATTGACTGAATATATGAGGTCAGGTCGTGTAGCAGTGAGATATCTCAGGCTCCCAACTATCTGCTTGTACAGCGTTGCATCAACTTGTGAACCTGCTCCTTCTTTGGTAAGCTTGCAGCCTTGTACTGTTGGATTCCTGACAGAGTTACACTGTTCCATGCCGAACCTCTTCATCACTTCGCTCGCATACTTCCTTTGGTTTATGAAGATCCCTTTCTTGTCTTGTGTTACTTCAACGCCAAGAAAGTACTTCATCTTACCTAGATCAGACATTGCAAACTCCTTCTTCATTGATGCCTTGAACGCTTCTCGCATGATCATAGAACTGCTTGTGTAAATCACGTCGTCAACATACACACTTACAATCAATACGTTGTCTCCTTCAGCCTTCACAAAGAGAGTGTGTTCACAGTAACACTTCTTGAACCCCTCCTTCTCAAAATATCCCTCGATCTTACTGTACCACGCCCTTGGAGCTTGTCTTAGCCCATACAGAGCCTTGTTCAGCTTATACACCTTTCTTTCTTCATTCTTGACCTCGAAACCTTTAGGTTGCTCAACGTACACATCTTCCTTGAGCTCACCGTGTAGGAATGCACTCTTCACGTCTAGTTGATGCACACACCAACCTCTCTGAGCTGCAATACTGAGTAGTAGTCGGATTGTATCCCATCTAGCAACAGGGGCGAACACTTCATAGAAATCAACACCTTGAGTTTGATGAAATCCCTTGGCCACCAATCTCGCTTTGTGTTTGTCAACTTCTCCTTTTTCATTCAACTTGGTCTTAAATATCCATTTAACACCAATGACCTTGGAACCTTCTGGCAACTCCACTAGCTCCCAAGTATTATTTTCTTCTATCGAGTTCATCTCAGCTTCCATCGCTTGCTTCCACTTCTCGTGATGCACAGCTTCTTCAAATTTCTCTGAATCTCCCATCTCAGTTACTAGCGCCATCAAGTCTTCTTCTTCTTCCATGAACAGACCCATCTCATAGTCTCTCATCCACACAGGTCTTGTCTTGCTTCTACCAGTTCTTGTTCTCTCAGACCCTTCTGCTTCTTCTTGCACTGGATTGTTATCTTCGTTCTCATCTTGAGGTGGTGCTGGTGGTGTTGGTGGATTACCTTCTCCTTCCTCAGCTCCATTCTCATTTTCTCCTCCATTGTTTCCTACTATCTCTGTTGGAGTTGTTTCCTCCCCTTCATCGATGAATTGTTCATCTTCTTCGTTCTCTTCCCAGTCCCATCGTTCTCCCTCATCAAATCTTACGTCTTTACTGATCAGAATCTTCTTCTCCTTAGGATCATATAAGCGGTAGCCCTTTGATTCTTTGCCAACCCCAAACATGACACATTTGATGCTCTTCTCATCTAACTTCACGCGTCTTTCATATGGAACGTGTGCATATGCAATGCACCCAAAGACGCGTAAATGATCCACTGATGGCTTCATACTGCTCCACTTCTCAGATGGTGTGATGTTTCCGAGTATGACCGTGGGGCTCCGGTTCAGTATGTGTACTGCGTACTGCGTTGCTTCAGTCCAGAATCTGATAGGTACTTTCATACCAAATAACATGCATCGCACCATGTTCATCAGGCTCCTATTTTTCCTTTCGGCCACCCCGTTCTGTTGGGGTGTGTACGCAGTTGTAAGCTGTCGCTTGATCCCATTGTCTACACAATATTGCTGAAACGCCCTTGAGTTGTACTCACCACCTCTGTCAGACCTGAGACACACCAGCAGCTCACCACTTTCTCTCTCAGCAGCTGTTCTGAACTCCTTGAATGACTTAAAAGCCTCTGATTTTTTCTGTTAAGAAAGACGTCCAACACTTGCGACTATAATCATCTATAAAGTTGATTATGTACCTCTTTCCGCTTGCTGAAGTAGGTGCTATAGGGCCGCAAATGTCAGTGTGAACCAGCTCCAGACATCTACTCGCTCTCCACTTGCTCTGCTTGGGAATGTTTGATCGAATTTGCTTCCCTCTCATACACACCTCACAGACTTTTCCTTTGCTCGTAAGCTTTGGTAAGCCCAGCACCATGTCTTTGTCTGCCACTGTTGTCAGGTTGTCGTGGCTGAGATGTCCAAATCTGCAGTGCCAAATCTCCTCTGCATCTCCGATGACAGTCATCAGATTTTGTGCTTCTCCAACGCCATCTCTTGCTTCTTTCGCACGTATGATGAACATTCTGTTCCTGGACATCGTCGACTTCATGATCATACTCCTTTGTTGCTTGTGCCATACTTCACACACATCATCATCGATCACAATTCTCAGTCCCTTTTGCTGCAGCTGGCCGACACTCATCAGGTTGTTCTTGAGCCCTGGTACATAGTATACCGAGGTTATGACTTGGAAGATACCATCAATCTTTAGTCTCAAGTTCCCTCTTCCCTCGACTAGCATCTTCCTGTCATCTCCAAGCTTGACTTGATGTTGATAGCTCCCATCAAAGTCCATGAACCACTCCTTCATGCCGCACATATGGTTGCTGCATCTAGAGTCAAGATACCAAATGTGTCTTTCTTCTGGTTTCACTACATCACTTTGCGCCATTAGAAGTAGGTCCTCTTCCAACTCTGCATAGTTTGCATTCCTTTCCCATGTGGGACATTCATTTTTGAAGTGACCCATCTTGTGGCATTTATAGCATTCGATGTTGTCTTTGTTGAAGCTGGTGCTGCCTCTGCCTCTTCCTCCTCTACCACCACGGTAGGAGTTCCTTCCTTGAGAGTATCCACCACGACCTCTTCCTCCTTCCATCTTGAGCACTTGTTCTTCACTCGAATGTTTGCTCAGGTTTTGCTCGTGTACGAGCAGCGAGCTCTGCAGCTCATCCACAGTCATCTCAGTGATGTCTTTTGACTCTTCAATGGCACATACC includes:
- the LOC106296613 gene encoding transcription factor bHLH96-like, with amino-acid sequence MALEAVVYLQDPLSYSSCKDFPFHDLYFQQGEDQDPLDTKNNIKLGQEQRQGFGSINYNGKGGDNSVDYSYNDQVDLQWPPHELPYGSTVDTKNHPPPSDMAATGGERRKRRRTRSNKNKEEIENQRMTHIAVERNRRKQMNEYLAVLRSLMPPCYSQRGDQASIVGGAINYLKELQHQLQSMEPPVKITATEDTGATAASAGDQNNTISASSSGPFSDFFAFPQYSSRPSSSSVAEGTAEIEVTMVESHASVKILAKKRPKQLLKLVASIQSLRLTLLHLNVTTHDNSVLYSISLKVEEGSQLNTVEDIAAAVNQILMRIEEESPLS